From Deinococcus malanensis, the proteins below share one genomic window:
- a CDS encoding CYTH domain-containing protein, with amino-acid sequence MSHSPPLEIERKFLVDPQRWADQPRDAGQLTVQGYLSQDPEHTVRVRLQGDRAWLTIKGATQGLTRAEYEYPIPPGDAAQMLRTLATSALSKRRFRVTVGRHTWDVDEFGGSLSGLILAEVELEREDEAFERPDWLGEEVSFDPRYFNSALARAGTVPQR; translated from the coding sequence ATGAGCCACTCGCCTCCACTCGAGATCGAACGCAAATTCCTGGTTGATCCACAGCGCTGGGCTGATCAACCGCGCGACGCCGGGCAGCTGACCGTGCAGGGCTACCTCAGCCAGGATCCGGAGCACACGGTGCGCGTGCGCCTGCAGGGCGACCGGGCCTGGCTGACGATCAAGGGCGCCACGCAGGGCCTGACCCGCGCCGAGTACGAGTATCCCATCCCGCCGGGTGACGCCGCGCAGATGCTCCGGACCCTAGCCACCAGCGCCCTGAGCAAGCGGCGCTTCCGCGTGACGGTGGGCCGCCACACCTGGGATGTCGACGAATTCGGCGGGTCGCTCTCTGGCCTGATCCTGGCGGAAGTTGAGCTTGAGCGCGAAGACGAGGCCTTCGAGCGCCCCGACTGGCTGGGTGAGGAGGTCAGCTTCGACCCGCGTTACTTCAACTCGGCGCTGGCCAGGGCTGGAACCGTTCCGCAGCGCTGA